The DNA region tttgtcaataaatcgtttaaatcaaaaaaatattgaaaagtgttacttttcgaaacaagtgctaaaaagttcaacttttcagcacccatttgagtgctgaaaagtagaacttttcagcatttattttgaaaagtgttgctattcgattctgttatttttggtacagaaaagtaggctatttcgtcgttcaagaatgacaggaaaagtaaatagtttcacgacggaattgcaaaaaactcaTTATACcatacatttgagtgctgaaaagttctacttgtttaatttttgtacAGACCGTGTTTTTTCAGTCCAAAGATTTCCAGTCTCTGCTAGATTCCCTAGCTGCTAATTTCCGTAACACAGTGAGTTACACCAAAACACTCGTGCTCAAACATGTGCTTCGCGTGCATGGGCTTAGAGCTATGGCGCTTTCACTCTGTCTCAGTCATGGGTTTGTTAATCATACTTGATTTACTGTACAGATAGTTTTCCCctggattttcaatatttagtttaaattattgGTTTTATGCAGAACCAAAGAGAGATGGAAGTCAGTTTCTTTCATTCGAACCTCGCAAATTCCCCACAGTTCTCCAAAAATCACACATCCTACCACACAGTTAACTTCAACTGATTACCGCTAATCACTCCTAACTACGTCATCGATCCTCACCGCAAAGCATTGATCTAtggcaattgggtactaaagccctatctaattttttatgtacaacggtaaaaaacacgattaaaaaccatttctgatcactttttttcattttaacgcaaaatttttttttgtcaagacaacattttttcgatggattaactatggtccccttggaaagagctgtcaagtaggagcttttctgtcaagaaggaccgcggggttaatttttcaaaattgattcaaaaatccatttttaactctttgtggtcgtgcaatgggtcattgtactcagaaaaataagctttatcgctgtaaacaataatatcagcaatctaagcttcattttaggacccaattgcgtTAGCACGACGCGTGTCGCAGTCGGTCGAAGATCATTTGCGTTTGTCACGATCATCGTCGACTTGTGTAAGTGAGTGAACATTACACTAATAGACGGCGAttagcgtgattgcctctctcCGCGAACCCCTCCGAACCAATTTGAAGCGATTTAAATCGGTTAATCGGCCACTTTGCGGGTGTATTCTCTATATTCTCTGTGTGACATTTTCACGATGGTGGAGTACGCTAATCAGACGCAGTTTGGGGATGGTCTGTTTTCACTGCTAACAAATTTGAGCCCAATTTTCGGGATGAAGGTTAACATTTAATCTTTCTTATCATGATCCATTGAGCtgtgcaattttaaaattattttaaaagtctAACATTTGATCACCTTTAGAATTTAAAACGCGTCTTATGtgaatttaagtaatttaaaatggttcaaattttcTGTGCACTTGTATCCAGAACGCTCCAGAATGTTCGGGAAATTGTCACTTGGGCAGGGAATTGCTCAGCAGCATCAGCTCGCACCGGCACTACAGTGGTGCATGAAAGTTTCGTGATATTTGCTGAGTCTTATCACAACCATTTACAAATATTgggattagagcgtccaatttcccggggtaacaaatttcccgggaaacgggatatatttttttcgggaaatccccggaattcccgggatttttttcccgagacgggaaattggacgctctagttcggATGCTATAAGCTTAAAAACAcgatttcttaaaaaatgtcTACTGCTTTACGCACTTTTGCTAAGGATTTCGGTTAAATTGAACTGAAAATTATAGTTCATCTCGgaattcagaaaatttttgtttacttaAGAAAGAAATGAGTGTACTGTTTTATAAATGTCTATTTTGCTCTTCTGTTTCAGGGTTGCCCTATTTTTTCGTATTGTTCATTTTCTCACTTATTAAAGTTTTGCAGtcctatttttgtgaaatttgatttgactaaaattaaaaatttaaatttcatactCAAACttggaaattttcacaaaatgctttatcatttattacagttatgctatttacaaaacatcaatgaatttatcaaaatatgtttttccttAAGGTTGCACagtaaccaaggaagttgttgtattcatatatataaataaaaattaaaaaatataaaaattaaaattacaagccaCGGTAttgacatttgaatgaaaaaagtgtttaaaaatgcattttacatctgcccagttgttttgcaatcattagttttcgaaatatctaagtatttaggattttttttttttgcgaaaaataaaattattggggtgctgtacattgaaatttcataaaaatccaaaacatttttaaacaaccccaaacatgctaaatatgattatcaatgcagaaaaatgcattttagattgttttcagttgattagacttcaattttcatggaaaagtagaagttttttggaaaaatatttttttgtccatgatttttcagaccaattttgaagggggggagggcgacataaactttaaaaaatatttgaaacggcctaATTGTACAGATACAAAACAGATTTTTctattaaaatcaattaaatagcatgttttttttgtagaacCTTGAAACCACTGCGACCATTTATAGGAATATAAATGAGGATTGGAAATATGGcagtgacgaaatattgaaatgccttttattatttaataggcaatcaactattaaaatttgacttaatggggtcgcagaactcgaatttgatgtttacaaCAAGAAAAATCCGAggcttcggattatcgagtctgcactgtatttaaaaatattttgattccaATCGAAGAATCTGTTTGTCCTAATATATAAACGGTTCGGAATTTAACATTTATCTCAAAACAGTTGAGAAAAAAGTATGTTCCATGGTAATCGTgtatagtccagactcgattaaccgaaggccttggaaaattTCACCTTAAATAATCGCATCACAATAATTTTTCCCCtgtattatttttgattgtcgagctaaagtgattataaatttttaacacgaaaaaaagctttggataatcgagtttgggccgcacaaataacatttttaaaaagagttttttacgtaaaaaatgttttcaaatttaacagatttttttgattaatagtggaaacattttttctaaaagtttCTATCGCTCAAATTGAGCAgtgtacacccaaacggcggtcgcatgattgtgatgcatggcggcatgaaagtatatcagaatctgcatgaaatctgtcctcatgcattttttgcgatataggggtatgacatttttgcccgttaccgacaattatcgacattaccgacggctgattgactgtattgcaaaaaaaaatcttaacagaacgaggattgaaccatcaagtTCTTAGTTGTtggtccgacacgctaccactgcgccatGAACGCTTGATGAATTGAGAGGGAGGGAGCACCAACACATTCTGCTCTCTCAAGTGTTGCTCGGAAACGCGCCAGCTttacatgtgttggtgagaactgcacatcgctgacatgtttacgacgcgggcaaaaatgagctatgagcttgctgcaaaaactgttataaaatataacattttttgcagcaaatccactgttgcagattttgagatatatttttcctttgggtgtagtagAAAATTTAGTGACTCAAAAACCACAGCCCCAGAATTAAAcaagttttgttgaattttgttttaaatgacaaaaaattaacatgGTAATACATGATAAGgctaatgcaaattttatttgaatttttcccCCTttcccttatttttttttaataatcaggGCAGGAAAATGACtgctaaaaattaaattaaattttcattgcctAAACATGAAAAATCGATTGTTAACCATTATGAATAAATtgcaaacgatttttttaaagcaatgtatttttttttagaaaataaaaatatgtttaatgatTTTGTTGATATTGTCTGATCGTttcacaattttgtcaattttttttattttatatttctggaggtccaataaaccaaattaaaaaCACGCAGAAAGCAAAGacatggaaatttggtttattggaccttttcaaaaaaactccagattttcataatggaaaactttcaaaaacatGCAACCGTCACTGCCCACACCAACACCACCTCAAAACTCTCTCGCATACATATGCAAACGGGTGTGTTTACCACACATTAATCCCCTTTGCACACTGAAACGAATCGTTCACGTGCTTTTACGTAACGCGGCCCACGAACACACAGGGGCTCGCTTCGGTTCCCACTTCGGCTGCCTTTCCGTCGGAGGAAGAAATTGGTCCCGAGCTCGATTTTGTATAAGCAATAAGTAGAAGTGGCCGTTGCTAGTCAGTCTACTATTGGCACTCGGCCAGACTGGACGTGTTTTTCACTAGGAACACGCAACACAGAAAAAAGGGAGCAACACAAAGAAATCGAATCCTGCTCTAGattgaagagagagagagagagagtgatttagtgcctgcagtttttttttaaataataaaatttccaaaagtgCATTGAAAGTAACAAATTGTGACAAATAGGGAAAAAAGGCTGTTAGGAATGATGTCTTCCTCGTGGGAAGAAGTGATATAATTGTATGCTCCTAGTGCATTGAAAGTTAAAGTGTGGAGTAGAGAGTGTGCGTTGGCAGCACTCTCCACCCGAAATAATCGGCTCCACTACACCAACACGCAAGCTACAAGTGTGTGCGTGCGCTCTAAAGTGGAAAGAAGTAATAAATAAAAGAGGTGTTTGAAAAAAAGCGCGACTCTGTTGCTAAGCGAAGCGACCTGGGAAGCTTCGAGTTAAAACAGCTGTAGTTAAACGCTGCTGGTGTGCGTTCCGGACCGTGCAAGGTCTTATAAACCACGTGGAGTTTCGCTTCAGTGTGGTGGTGTGATAGTTCTGAAGACTGAAGAAGCTGAATCCAGCTGATCGCGAAGGTCGACATAGACGGATTTTCTGTACTGCAGTGCTTGTAGTGCAGCGAAAAACCCGCCAAAATTGATCCCACAATGGCACTGGAACAGGGTGGTGCCGCTGCGGCCGTCCACGTCAGTGGCGATGTGCTGGAAGACATGGTCTTGATCATCCGGGAGTTGCTCTCGAAGGTAAATACTGAGGATCTTCGGGTGGGGAAGTCCGCTTGACTCCACTTGAAGAGGTTGGGGTTCCCACTTAAGTCCATGACTCGCGTGAGTCACTCTATGATGTCAGGCTTAGTTTGTTGGAATAAGTTGGAACGCATTTGCTTAGTCGTTGTGTTGCGGAACTTCCGCTCGATTGACTGTGATTGATCGACAGGTTTTATAATTGGAGCGGTTGACTTAAGTTTGTTTTGAGGCGAACCGGTAGAGGAACCTTCACCCTTTGTTGGAAGGGAGTCTTGCTAGCACGACTTCCGGAAGGTTGTCTGAACAATCAACTTCAAGTGCAGGCTTATCTGTTTTTTACAGCTcttcaaacaaattttgcaacatTTCTTCAAAACTAGGTTGATTTAGAATGTTTATACTcacttattttttacaattactCTTTGTTAATCCGTTGTTtgtaatcaaaacaaaaaaatttaagcttcgCACATTTTTCTCTGACTTGTTTGGATTCTAGCGCttgaaacttgtcaaaattggtaaacATAAACATCGGGgacatacactgaaaaaaatgtacacTATTTGTTGAAACATTTGGTTAATAGTTTGCATTTTCACGTCCTATTGCAAGTTGTGATGACAGTTCTTTGTTTACTTCTAATTGAGTCAATATTCCATAGAACCGTTCATCAATTTGTACAGACTAATTTGATTAAATTGAAGTATTACATTTGAATTCAATTAAAAGTGCTCCTTTCCCCCGCAGTGCTGCCAACTTTTCGCTTCCATCTTCCAGCATAGGAAAATTTCCATCGAGTATTTTTCCATTATCCTTTCCCCCACATCTAATCCTGCTGCAGGATGCACCGATTGCAGTTGTATCTGCTTCACCCTCTGCAAATGGGATTTTCCACCGagcttttaattaaaaaactcTTTCTGTGCTTCATTACTGTCACTTTACTTTTCAAACTGCCGTGGCGATGCCCACTCTTAATTAAGCTCCACTTGTTCCGCGACGGCAGCTCGTGTCCAAGTGCCACTCCGGAAAGCAATGTTTGTTTACCATCAACGGCTTCCGCTACCTCTCCAGCTCCCAGGAATGGCGCTCCACCAAGGACGTCCGGACACGTTTTCCGTCCTCCTTTTGTCCTAAATTCCGTGACAAACAACAGCTCGGACGCCATTAGTCGATTAGCGATCGTTTATTGACAGTTGAGTGGTGCACGCGCGCCCGGAAGGTAGGCACCCCGGGTGACACAATCGTAGTTGGCGTGTTTAGTTCATTAAGCAGTTTTTAATGGCTTGTAAATATCGTTTAGAGCGTTTTTTTTGACAGCTGGTGTAACGAAtaccaaattatttttagtaAACATTGGGGCTGACCTTCACGGTTGCGCTCGTCCAAGAACCTTTTTTCCGACTTTGTTGGCATTTCGTTCCCGCGGCAACGGGAAGCGACGCCTGTGCGGCGGTAGCATAGCTCAACGATGACGATAGCTATAGCAATGTAAAGGTAGTTAGAGCTGGCGTCTAGCTCTAGATATAGTACACCAGGAGAGAAGAGGATATACAAAAGCCGAACTTCGGCAACGGTTCACACAGCTGGCACTACAGTCGTGAATTGCCGGTGCACCGGGCTGGTTGTGAGTGATTTGTCGTgctggcagtgctgccagaccCTGGTTACGTCTGCTCTTTTGGCCCGGTGCCACATTGAATGCATAACTGCAGTTACGAGCTCGCGAGGAAGATTTATCGATTGCGGCGGCGGGTGCTATTTTCACCATGGATTGTCTGGACAGTGATTTCTACGTGGAAGTGGTGCTAAAGGTGACTGTCAAATGTGTTCGTTTTGTCGTTACATAACCTCACTTTTTCGAGCGCTTTTTTTGACAGTTGTCGCAAAGTGTGGCCAGACGTGAGTCAAGTGGGTGGCACGCCGTGAACACACCTCCAGCACGCCCTCGAAAGTTCAAGCGCGGTGATTACGGCTTATCGTGTCCGCCAAACTGGTTCGAACTATGCTGTTCCGAAATGCCTCACTTGGAAACAGTCGGTTTCGTGCGCGCTTCTCATGGTAGCTATTTGACCTGGGCGATAAGCGAAGTTTGAGTTTTCgacgggtttttttttgcgtgaactCCGGAAAAAGGTCGCCACAAATCTTCCCGGCGCAACTGGGGCGACGTAAGCTCTCGAAATTTCCAAGAATTCGACGCTGACGAAGCCTTTTTTAAGTCTCGCTGCGATAAGATAAGGGACCGACGCAAGCATTTCCTGATTACTTGTCACGATGTGTCGCATCCGTGCGCTGTTTGATCTCGATTAGCACGGCGCGGACAATCGAATTGACACCTTTTTCGGACGCTCCGAACTGGTTCGGTTCAAGGTTTCGCAAATTAGCAAGCCTGCGGTAAAATTCACGACGACGAAACGTCACCGCAAGTCACATGCGTTTGACAGTTGGCACATCTTTCCGCAACGTTTTGACGGATCAACcccgtaaaaaaaaatccgacaattCGCATAACTTAGTCGGGTCTAGTCGGGTGGTTTCGGCCGATTCGTTGGCCAACGAATCGGCTGACCGGGCAACAGACTTCTTTGTAATCTTTACATAAGCGTCTGATGGAAAATCggttgtcgaaatcggccgacgaAATCGGTTATAAAAACAACCGATTTTTTACCGATTTAGTctgtgaaaaaaaggaaatctgACTCAACCCAATTTAGTCGGTCTATTCGTAGAGCAACTAAAAATCTTACTCCTGACGCATCCCGACTAAATCGGCAACTGGTTGGTTGATTTTGATTACCCGATTTTGTAGGGTTTTTCGTCAggtcgagaactgtcaaattttttaCGGGGAAGGCGTGCAACGCCAAAGGTGaggcagctgtcaaaatgctggAAGCGTTCGCGTGGCGTTCAACGTGCTCGCTGTTTACAGAATATTCACTTGGCAGTAACAGTAAATATTTTGATCAATCTAATCGGAGCGATCGCGATCGTCAACACAACTCCGAACACGATGGTTCCGTCTGATCGCCTCGGGTGAGTCGTCGTTATCAGGATTTTACTGCCCTTTGTTGCGTTCGAGAGCATTCATCTGTCAAATATTCGGAAGATGGATATGGCGGAATTCTGCGTTGACCTTAGACGGGTGCAGTGCACCCCAACTTATCTCGACTTCCCGACTGAGGTGTGCAAATCCTTTCTTAAGTCGTCAACGCAGAACGAAGAAGTTCCGCGTCTTAGCGCATTCGGTTGGGGGTCAGAGCAAGTTTCGAAGCTGTTGGAGTTATACGTAGGATATTTCGAATCAATATCAGTACCAACTagaaaacaacaataaaaaaatcatgaaacttatctggagttttttttgaaaaggtccaataaaccaaatttccagtttttgctttttggggttttttttttttaaatcgcctcgagtcaggggtattaaaaaacactcaaaaagtaaaaactgaaaatttggtttattggacttaaaaaaaaaaaaactagttattTTGTTTACACTGCCAGATTAAAAcctcttgaaaattttgatcagGGTAATACTTCCTCAGCAAATGTCAATTTCAATTCACCAagtgatttgttgacatttttcgGCTCCCTCCACAAACCTCAAATCGTTCAAATATTTTGCCGAACTTTTCTAGAAGAGAATCGGAAAATGATCCGGCGGCAACTTTgtactgatttgacgtttgcggagggtgccaacaagtttggttatgttacaAAAAACAATGCTTTGACGTTTGCGGGGGAGTCGAAAAAATGTATACAAATCTCTTCATGCATCTGTCAATACCAAACAAAACTGAAACTCAATTCATCAACAAAGAAGCTCTCGCGATCATGACCTCTCCTCATGATCGTCGCGCAAAATCGCCAAAATTTGAAAGTTCCTCCAGCTTCATCTCAACAGAAGCTCAAGGCAACGCTAAACAGAACTCGTTCTAATGTCAGTCAAGCCCCGACATTTTTCGCCTGAACCTTGATCGCGCGCAATCGCTCGCCTGCTCAGTTCACGTTTTGAGCGAGTGATCGTGAGAGAGAGCGCACCACGCGCTTCGTGACGTCACACGGAACCAACACAACGAACACGAGCGTCTCTTGCTCTTTTGTAACTGTTGGTCTTTTTAATTAAGGACCTAGATTCCGACTCAAGGAAGTCGGTTTGAACTGGTTAGATAGCGGCGTGCAATAAGACGTATCATTTGCGTCAGTTTGCGCGTCTGCAACGCGCCGTTTTGTAGCAACAATGTGACGGACGGTCAGAAATCGTCTTGTGTAGTAAAATTTCGCTAGTGACTCACCCCTCGGCATTTAGATCGCAGTAGGCGCGTCTCCTCCCTGCAACTTCCCCACCAAACCCCTTCCcatttgttgtttgtttacgtttcgtTTGCCCGCCCCTGTCAAAAAGCACAACTTTCCCCCCCAAAAACAATGGCCCGCGACGACGGGGAGAACCCGTTCGACGTGGCCACCGGCACCAACTGTGACtatattttgaaatactttATCCACTTTCAGTACCTGGACATCGGTGAGGATCTGAACGTACCTGATGACTTTACCCAGAGCGAGATGCAGAGCGGCATGTGGTGGCGCCATCTGGCGGCCGGTGGCTTTGCCGGCGCCGTGTCCCGCACCTGCACCGCCCCCCTCGATCGGCTCAAAGTGTTCCTGCAGGTAAGAAAATCGCTTACACAATCTGTTGAAGTGAGAGTTTAGTAACTAATCCGTGGATCTACCTTCCGCAGGTTCAAGCCAGCAAACAGCGAATCTCAGACTGCCTGCAGTACATGCTGAAGGAGGGCGGCGTGCGGAGCCTCTGGCGCGGCAACTTTATCAACGTGCTCAAGATTGCGCCCGAGTCCGCTATCAAGTTCGCCGCGTACGAACAGGTCAAGCGACTTATCCGGGGCTCGGACAAGCGCCAGCTCACGATCTACGAGCGGTTCGTGGCGGGTGCGTGCGCCGGCGGCGTCTCCCAGACCGCCATCTACCCCCTAGAAGTATTAAAAACCCGACTAGCGTTAAGGAAAACCGGACAATACAGTAGTATACTGGACGCGGCGACCAAGATCTACCGCCGCGAGGGTCTCCGCTCGTTCTACCGTGGCTACATTCCAAACATGCTCGGCATCATACCGTACGCCGGTATCGACCTGGCCGTGTACGAGACGCTGAAGAAGAAGTACCTCAGCCACCACGAGACGGAACAGCCGAGCTTCTGGCTGCTGCTGGCGTGCGGTAGCGCCTCCAGCACCCTTGGGCAGGTGTGCTCGTACCCGTTGGCGCTGGTGCGGACGCGGCTGCAGGCACAAGGTTGGTATTTGAATTTGGTTATTATTGGTTGATTTTACGGTTACGGGAAAGTTCGCCACTTCACGGCTAGGCGGCACTGCGAGCAGATTGCGTTCAACTTGCGTGCAATAAATTATATGATTTTTCTTTGGTCTTACGACTTCAGCTTATTTTTAATGTATGTTTTCAAAT from Culex quinquefasciatus strain JHB chromosome 3, VPISU_Cqui_1.0_pri_paternal, whole genome shotgun sequence includes:
- the LOC6039880 gene encoding calcium-binding mitochondrial carrier protein SCaMC-2 isoform X5, coding for MALEQGGAAAAVHVSGDVLEDMVLIIRELLSKYLDIGEDLNVPDDFTQSEMQSGMWWRHLAAGGFAGAVSRTCTAPLDRLKVFLQVQASKQRISDCLQYMLKEGGVRSLWRGNFINVLKIAPESAIKFAAYEQVKRLIRGSDKRQLTIYERFVAGACAGGVSQTAIYPLEVLKTRLALRKTGQYSSILDAATKIYRREGLRSFYRGYIPNMLGIIPYAGIDLAVYETLKKKYLSHHETEQPSFWLLLACGSASSTLGQVCSYPLALVRTRLQAQAVTIGPQADGSVAIQPNMTNVFKRILQTEGPLGLYRGITPNFIKVLPAVSISYVVYEYSSRALGVNMT
- the LOC6039880 gene encoding calcium-binding mitochondrial carrier protein SCaMC-2 isoform X6 yields the protein MDCLDSDFYVEVVLKYLDIGEDLNVPDDFTQSEMQSGMWWRHLAAGGFAGAVSRTCTAPLDRLKVFLQVQASKQRISDCLQYMLKEGGVRSLWRGNFINVLKIAPESAIKFAAYEQVKRLIRGSDKRQLTIYERFVAGACAGGVSQTAIYPLEVLKTRLALRKTGQYSSILDAATKIYRREGLRSFYRGYIPNMLGIIPYAGIDLAVYETLKKKYLSHHETEQPSFWLLLACGSASSTLGQVCSYPLALVRTRLQAQAVTIGPQADGSVAIQPNMTNVFKRILQTEGPLGLYRGITPNFIKVLPAVSISYVVYEYSSRALGVNMT